The following are from one region of the Rattus rattus isolate New Zealand chromosome 13, Rrattus_CSIRO_v1, whole genome shotgun sequence genome:
- the Tssk6 gene encoding testis-specific serine/threonine-protein kinase 6, with protein sequence MSGDKLLSELGYKLGRTIGEGSYSKVKVATSKKYKGTVAIKVVDRRRAPPDFVNKFLPRELSILRGVRHPHIVHVFEFIEVCNGKLYIVMEAAATDLLQAVQRNGRIPGSQARELFSQIAGAVRYLHDHHLVHRDLKCENVLLSPDERRVKLTDFGFGRQAHGYPDLSTTYCGSAAYASPEVLLGIPYDPKKYDVWSLGVVLYVMVTGCMPFDDSDIAGLPRRQKRGVLYPDGLELSERCKSLIAELLQFSPSARPSAGQVARNGWLRAGDSG encoded by the coding sequence ATGTCGGGCGACAAACTCCTGAGCGAACTTGGCTATAAGCTGGGCCGCACGATAGGTGAGGGCAGCTACTCCAAGGTGAAGGTGGCCACCTCCAAGAAGTATAAAGGGACGGTGGCCATCAAAGTGGTGGACCGCCGGCGAGCGCCTCCGGACTTCGTCAACAAGTTCCTGCCTCGAGAGCTGTCCATCCTGCGGGGAGTACGGCACCCGCACATCGTACACGTCTTCGAATTCATCGAAGTGTGCAACGGGAAGCTGTACATCGTGATGGAGGCAGCAGCCACCGACCTGTTGCAGGCAGTGCAGCGTAACGGGCGCATCCCGGGGTCGCAAGCGCGCGAACTCTTCTCGCAGATCGCAGGCGCTGTGCGCTACCTGCACGACCACCACCTAGTGCACCGCGACCTCAAGTGCGAAAACGTGCTGCTAAGTCCTGACGAGCGCCGCGTCAAGCTCACGGATTTCGGTTTCGGCCGTCAGGCGCACGGCTACCCAGACCTAAGCACTACCTACTGCGGCTCGGCCGCGTATGCGTCACCTGAGGTGCTCCTGGGCATCCCCTACGACCCCAAGAAATACGACGTGTGGAGCCTGGGCGTTGTGCTCTACGTCATGGTCACCGGGTGTATGCCCTTCGACGACTCGGACATTGCTGGTCTACCCCGGCGCCAGAAGCGCGGCGTGCTCTACCCTGACGGCCTCGAACTGTCGGAACGATGCAAGTCTTTGATCGCCGAGCTGCTACAGTTCAGCCCGTCCGCCCGGCCCTCAGCGGGCCAGGTGGCGCGCAATGGCTGGCTGCGGGCCGGGGACTCCGGCTAG